The Micromonospora sp. Llam0 genome includes a window with the following:
- a CDS encoding undecaprenyl-diphosphate phosphatase: MEIWEAVLLGAIEGFTEFLPVSSTGHLTIVEKALGYTTDDPDITAFTAIIQSGAVAATIVYLRRDLWRVSTAWLLGLISREHRRRPNYRFGWAVLLGSIPIGLVGLLFKDQIETTLRSLWYVGAALVAWSGVMWFADRRATQSRGQAEVTWRDTLIIGLAQCLALIPGVSRSGATMSAGLLRDLDRVTVTRMSFFLSIPALSAAGVLQVVDKHQQITDGVGWPATLVATAVSFVVGYLAVAWLLRYVARHSFAVFIIYRVVLGTVLLALLATGTVSAT, encoded by the coding sequence ATGGAGATTTGGGAAGCCGTGCTGCTCGGGGCGATCGAGGGGTTCACCGAGTTCCTCCCCGTGTCGAGCACCGGCCATCTCACCATCGTCGAGAAGGCACTGGGGTACACGACCGACGATCCGGACATCACCGCCTTCACGGCGATCATCCAGAGTGGTGCCGTGGCGGCGACGATCGTCTACCTCCGGCGGGACCTGTGGCGGGTCAGCACCGCGTGGCTCCTGGGGCTAATCTCCCGTGAGCACCGCCGCCGCCCCAACTACCGCTTCGGCTGGGCGGTGCTGCTTGGCTCGATCCCGATCGGGCTGGTGGGTCTGTTGTTCAAGGATCAGATCGAGACGACGCTGCGGAGCTTGTGGTACGTCGGAGCCGCGCTGGTGGCATGGAGCGGGGTGATGTGGTTCGCCGACCGCCGCGCGACCCAGTCGCGCGGACAAGCCGAGGTGACCTGGCGGGACACGCTGATCATCGGTCTCGCCCAGTGCCTGGCGCTGATTCCCGGTGTGTCGCGGTCCGGGGCGACGATGTCCGCCGGACTCCTGCGGGACCTGGACCGGGTAACCGTCACCCGCATGTCGTTCTTCCTGTCCATTCCGGCGCTGTCAGCCGCCGGAGTACTGCAAGTGGTCGACAAACACCAACAGATCACGGACGGGGTGGGTTGGCCCGCGACCCTGGTAGCGACGGCGGTCAGCTTCGTGGTGGGGTACCTGGCCGTGGCGTGGCTCCTGCGCTACGTCGCGCGCCACAGCTTCGCTGTCTTCATCATCTACCGGGTGGTACTCGGTACCGTGCTGCTGGCGCTGCTCGCCACCGGCACCGTGAGCGCCACCTGA
- a CDS encoding UDP-glucose/GDP-mannose dehydrogenase family protein: MTFLGTGYLGATYAICFAELGYEVIGFDVDADKIAKLSAGEVPFHEPGLDELLKRSLAAGRLRFTTDMAETAGFGDVHFICVGTPQRADGMGADLSYVEAAVTSLAQHLSRKALIVGKSTVPVGTAEWIEQLVSKHAPDDLGVEVVWSPEFLQEGFAVEDVLRPNRIVVGVRSEWANGMLFAAHKGVFDLAATEDREVPLVVTDFATAELVKVAANAFLATKISFINAMAEVCEVAGGDVTQLARAIGYDPRIGNRFLQAGVGFGGGCLPKDIRAFQARAQELGAGEALRFLHEVDLINQRRRTRVVQLAAELLGRRAGPAGPDLSGTTVAVLGATFKPNSDDVRDAPSLAVAAMLAKTGAQVRVFDPEGTDNARRAQPDLDYVPSIVDAVRDADLVCVLTEWADFRNADPVALGELVAGRRVIDGRNCLDSTLWTSAGWQYRGMGRPPGAERQP, from the coding sequence CTGACCTTCCTTGGTACCGGCTATCTGGGTGCGACGTACGCCATCTGTTTCGCCGAGTTGGGGTACGAGGTGATCGGCTTCGACGTCGACGCTGACAAGATCGCGAAGTTGTCCGCTGGTGAGGTGCCGTTCCACGAGCCGGGTCTGGACGAGTTGCTCAAGCGGAGTCTGGCGGCCGGGCGGTTGCGGTTCACCACCGACATGGCGGAGACCGCCGGGTTCGGTGATGTGCATTTCATCTGCGTCGGTACTCCGCAGCGGGCCGACGGGATGGGCGCGGACCTGTCGTACGTCGAGGCGGCGGTGACCAGCCTGGCGCAGCATCTGTCCCGCAAGGCGTTGATCGTGGGCAAGTCGACGGTGCCGGTCGGCACCGCGGAGTGGATCGAGCAGTTGGTCAGCAAGCACGCGCCGGACGATCTCGGGGTCGAGGTGGTGTGGAGTCCGGAGTTCCTGCAGGAGGGCTTCGCCGTCGAGGACGTGCTGCGGCCGAACCGGATCGTCGTCGGGGTACGCAGCGAGTGGGCCAACGGGATGCTGTTCGCGGCGCACAAGGGGGTGTTCGACCTGGCCGCTACCGAGGACCGGGAGGTGCCGTTGGTGGTGACCGACTTCGCCACCGCAGAGTTGGTGAAGGTCGCCGCGAACGCGTTCCTGGCCACGAAGATCTCGTTCATCAACGCGATGGCCGAGGTGTGTGAGGTCGCCGGTGGTGACGTCACCCAGTTGGCGCGGGCGATCGGGTACGACCCGCGGATCGGCAACCGGTTCCTGCAGGCCGGCGTCGGGTTCGGCGGGGGTTGCCTGCCGAAGGACATCCGGGCGTTCCAGGCGAGGGCGCAGGAGTTGGGCGCCGGTGAGGCGTTGCGGTTCCTGCACGAGGTCGATCTGATCAACCAGCGGCGGCGGACCCGGGTGGTGCAGCTGGCGGCCGAGCTGCTGGGCCGCCGGGCCGGGCCGGCCGGACCGGACCTGTCCGGCACCACGGTGGCGGTGCTCGGTGCCACGTTCAAGCCGAACTCCGACGACGTACGGGACGCGCCGTCGTTGGCGGTGGCGGCGATGCTGGCCAAGACCGGCGCGCAGGTGCGGGTTTTCGACCCGGAGGGTACGGACAACGCCCGCCGCGCCCAGCCGGATCTGGACTATGTGCCGTCGATCGTCGACGCGGTGCGCGACGCCGACCTGGTGTGTGTGCTGACGGAGTGGGCTGATTTCCGTAACGCCGACCCGGTGGCGTTGGGTGAGCTGGTCGCCGGCCGCCGGGTCATCGACGGCCGCAACTGCCTGGACTCGACGTTGTGGACCAGCGCCGGTTGGCAGTACCGCGGCATGGGCCGCCCGCCGGGTGCCGAACGTCAACCATGA